Part of the Sphingomonas morindae genome, TCTACATAGGGATTACCGCTGTCGTAGAGGCGGTCCCGCGGGCCGTGCCAGACGATCCGGCCATTGTAGAGCATGGCCACGCGGTTCGCGATCTTGCGCGCGGACACCATGTCGTGCGTGATCGTCAGCGCGGTGATGCCCAGATCCTGGGTGAGGCTGACGATCAGATCGTTGATCACGTCGGAGCGGATGGGATCGAGCCCGGTGGTCGGCTCGTCGAAGAAGATGATCTCGGGGCGCGGCGCGATCGCGCGCGCCAGCGCCACGCGCTTCTGCATGCCGCCCGACAGTTCGTTCGGCCTGAGATCGAGGATATCGGCGCCGAGCCCCACCCGCTCCAGCGTCGCCGCCGCCAGCCGGCGCATGCGTTGCGGCTCGCGGCGCTTCCCCTGGGTCAGGCCGAAGGTGACGTTGCGCCACACCGGCAGCGAATCGAACAGCGCGCCGCCCTGGAAGAGCATGCCGAACTTGGCGCGCACCTTCTCGATCTCGCGCGGGCGCGCGCCCACAATCTCCTGGCCATCGACCTCGATCGAGCCGCTGTCGGGCCGCATCAGGCCGAGGATGCACTTGAGCGTCACCGATTTGCCCGTGCCCGATCCGCCGATGATGGCGACCGATTCCCCCGGCTCGATGGAGAGGTTGACGCCGTCGAGCACGCGCTTCTCGCCGAACGCCTTGCGGACCTCGCAGAGCTTGATCTTCGGCCCCGTCATCCGCCGAACGCCGCGAGCGTGATGAGGAGATCGGTGAACAGGATGAGGATGAAGGCCGATACCACCGCGTCGGTGGTGGCGCGGCCGACCCCGGCGGCGCCGCCGCCCGTGCGCAGGCCATTGTAGCAGCCCATCAGCGCGATGATGAAGCCGAACGTCGCCGCCTTCACCACGGACATGATGATGTCCTGCGCTTCCAGATATTTGCGCGTGGTATCCAGATAGGAGCCGGCGTTGAAATCGAGCTTGTAGATGGCGAGCAGATAGCCGCCCATGATGCCGATGGCATTGGCCACCAGCACCATCAGCGGCAGCGCCAGCGTGGCGGCGAACAGCCGCGGCGCGATCAGGTAGCGGAAGCGGTCGGTCCGCAGCGTCGCCATCGCGTCGAGCTGCTCGGTCACGCACATGGTGCCAAGCTCGGCCGCCATCGCCGAGGAGACGCGCCCCGCCACCATCAGCCCCACCAGCACCGGCCCCAATTCGCGGACGATGCCGAACACCACCACCGCCGGCACCGTGGATTCGGCATCGAAGCGCGAGCCGCCGGTATAGATTTGCTGCGCCAGCGCCGAGCCGGTGAAGATCGCGGTGAGCCCCACCACCGGCAGCGAATACCAGCCGATCGCCAGCAGCTGGGCGATGAACTGTGCCGGATAATAAGGCGGGGTCAGCGCGCGCAGCACGGTGGTGACGGCGAAGCGGGTGACCCGGCCGACCATGGCCAGCAGAGCCAATATCAGGCGGCCAATCGCGGCGAAGGCGACGAGGATCGAGGCGAGGAGGCCGGATTGCATGTCTGCCGGCCGCTTTAGCGGGGCGCGGGGCGAAACAGCAATCCCTATTGCGCATCAGATCCTAGGGGCGTCCTCGTCGAGATCGACGCCGCGCGTCTCGGGCAGGAACAGGATGGTGACGATCAGCGCCATCAGCACCACCGCCATGGTGTACCAGAGGCCGGCATAGGGCGTGCCGGCGCGCGCCACGATATATTGGCTGATGAACGGCAGAAAGCCGCCGAAATAGCCGGTTCCGACATGATAGGGGATGGAGGCCGAGGTGTAGCGCACGCGCGCCGGGAACAGCTCGGGCAGCAGCGCCGCGACGGGGCCATAGGTCATGCCCGAGAGCATGCCGAGCAGCACGATGCCGAGCAGCATCACCGCCGCCGATTTCAGGCTGGGCCGCACCTTGGCGATCGACCAGCCGCCCCG contains:
- a CDS encoding MlaE family ABC transporter permease; this translates as MQSGLLASILVAFAAIGRLILALLAMVGRVTRFAVTTVLRALTPPYYPAQFIAQLLAIGWYSLPVVGLTAIFTGSALAQQIYTGGSRFDAESTVPAVVVFGIVRELGPVLVGLMVAGRVSSAMAAELGTMCVTEQLDAMATLRTDRFRYLIAPRLFAATLALPLMVLVANAIGIMGGYLLAIYKLDFNAGSYLDTTRKYLEAQDIIMSVVKAATFGFIIALMGCYNGLRTGGGAAGVGRATTDAVVSAFILILFTDLLITLAAFGG
- a CDS encoding ABC transporter ATP-binding protein; this translates as MTGPKIKLCEVRKAFGEKRVLDGVNLSIEPGESVAIIGGSGTGKSVTLKCILGLMRPDSGSIEVDGQEIVGARPREIEKVRAKFGMLFQGGALFDSLPVWRNVTFGLTQGKRREPQRMRRLAAATLERVGLGADILDLRPNELSGGMQKRVALARAIAPRPEIIFFDEPTTGLDPIRSDVINDLIVSLTQDLGITALTITHDMVSARKIANRVAMLYNGRIVWHGPRDRLYDSGNPYVDQFVNGRAEGPIR